The following are encoded in a window of Apteryx mantelli isolate bAptMan1 chromosome 17, bAptMan1.hap1, whole genome shotgun sequence genomic DNA:
- the FOXN4 gene encoding forkhead box protein N4 has product MIESDITSIMSGILRSSGQNHHPAPQEYRLLASDPSQLSEDDLPSDLQSLSWLTSVDVPRLQPMASGRMDFSLGAQNAMLQQTGPVASNMHSTGASGAMIHVQASLPQGILGLNSISTHGANMSQYTVGGQPSPSLQTQQQLFPPPHSQQVFAIAQSTQQCNPAAIYNTSYGTQPHYPQPRLAPHSAQDLHPKHYPKPIYSYSCLIAMALKNSKTGSLPVSEIYSFMKEHFPYFKTAPDGWKNSVRHNLSLNKCFEKVENKMSGTSRKGCLWALNPAKIDKMEEEMQKWKRKDLAAIHRSMANPGELDKLITDRPESCRRADKQAESEVSALNHMAAAQGRISISQLQPQPIMTLSLQSVPLHHQIQTQARIAPDSPAPAQTPPLHTLPDISHSPLPHHPMGRAPPDFLNVTADMNMEVDALDPSIMDFALQGNIWEEMKDDSFSLDALGAFSNSPLHFSDCDLGTPGLTPVSSSSDHSFSDLQVTGLYTTYTTLDNVASAQYMNTQGNKPIALL; this is encoded by the exons ATGATAGAAAGTGATATCACATCCATAATGTCAGGAATCCTTAGAAGCTCAGGGCAGAATCATCACCCTGCACCGCAGGAGTACAG ACTCTTAGCTTCTGACCCCTCCCAGCTGAGCGAAGATGACCTCCCCAGTGACTTACAGTCCTTGTCGTGGCTGACATCTGTTGATGTTCCTCGGTTACAACCGATGGCCAGTGGAAGAATGGATTTTAGCCTTGGCGCCCAGAATGCAATGCTACAACAGACAG GTCCTGTGGCAAGCAATATGCACTCGACAGGAGCATCTGGAGCAATGATTCATGTCCAGGCCAGCCTGCCACAGGGAATTCTGGGACTGAATTCTATTTCAACACATGGAGCAAAT ATGAGCCAGTACACTGTAGGTGGGCAGCCATCTCCTAGTTTACAAACGCAGCAacagctcttccctcctcctcattCACAGCAAGTGTTTGCCATAGCACAGAGCACACAACAG TGTAACCCAGCAGCAATCTACAACACATCCTATGGGACCCAGCCACACTACCCGCAGCCCCGCCTGGCTCCTCACTCTGCCCAAGATCTGCATCCCAAGCACTACCCCAAGCCCATCTATTCATATAG TTGCTTGATTGCAATGGCACTAAAGAACAGCAAAACAGGCAGTCTCCCAGTGAGTGAGATCTACAGCTTCATGAAGGAGCACTTTCCCTACTTCAAG ACAGCACCTGATGGCTGGAAGAACTCTGTGCGCCACAATCTGTCCTTGAATAAGTGTTTTGAGAAGGTGGAAAACAAGATGAGTGGCACCTCCCGCAAAGGATGCCTGTGGGCTCTCAACCCTGCCAAGATCGACAAGATGGAAGAGGAGATGCAGAAGTGGAAGCGGAAGGACTTAGCTGCTATTCACAGGAGCATGGCTAACCCAG GGGAGCTAGACAAGCTGATCACTGACAGACCTGAGAGCTGCAGGCGGGCCGATAAACAGGCAGAGTCTGAGGTCTCTGCCCTGAACCACATGGCGGCAGCCCAAGGCCGAATCTCCATctcccagctgcagccccagccgATCATGACGCTCTCACTGCAGTCCGTCCCCCTGCATCACCAGATCCAGACCCAGGCTCGCATTGCCCCAGACTCACCAGCACCTGCCCAAACCCCACCTCTCCATACTCTGCCTGACATAAGCCACAGCCCTCTTCCCCATCATCCTATGGGCCGCGCACCTCCAGACTTCCTGAACGTGACAGCAGACATGAACATGGAGGTGGATGCTCTTGACCCAAGCATCATGGATTTTGCATTGCAAG GTAACATATGGGAGGAAATGAAGGACGACAGCTTCAGCCTCGACGCCCTGGGTGCCTTCAGCAACTCCCCCCTTCACTTCTCAGACTGTGACCTGGGCACTCCTGGCCTCACCCCCGTCTCCAGCAGCAGCGATCACTCCTTCTCAGACTTGCAGGTCACGGGCCTTTACACGACTTACACGACACTGGACAACGTAGCGTCAGCTCAGTACATGAACACCCAAGGCAACAAACCCATCGCTCTGCTCTAA